The Thermoplasma sp. Kam2015 genome includes the window TGTTTGGCGTAATCAATATTGTTATCATAATATTTCTTTAATGATCTTCTAAGGGTAATGGGGGATGGCAGTTCATTGTTGTTGGATTTGGCTATCGAGTATGCATTTATTATAGCCTTATTTATTAAATCTCTCATATCAGTTAAATATTTCAGAATAATATCATCTGGAGTATAGCCGAATACTATAGTTCTTTTATCACCTTTGGATTTCCATAAATGGCTCATTCTTTTAGTGCCTCCAGTATGTTTTTCATTTTATGTGACCTCAATCCATACAATCTTGCTGAGAACGATGTTATTATGGATATCAAATCCATTGTGAGCCCCTCGTTGGCCGATAATATTTCATTGCCATCTGTTTCTATAATATTTGTATTATGCATTTTGCATATACTTTCTATTGAACCAAAACAGAATCTTGCCAGCCTATCCTTGTGTGTAATGTAAATATTGTTTATTTCATCGTTCTCTATTCTATTCAATAATTCATTGAATCCCCTTCTATTGAACTTCAATCCTGATCTTATATCTGAATATACAATAGCATCGGGATATGATGATCTTAATCTGTTTATCTGATTGTATAAATCATTCTTCTGGTCATTTGATGATACCCTTGCATATACTGCATCTACTCTATTGTTTTTTATTCCCAATATTCTGTTTATTTCCTTCTTTGGTACTCTCCTGAAATTATTTGATAATCTTATGTAGTGTATTTTTCCTTCACGATCCCATCTCCTCAATGTGGTTGCATCTATCTGCAGTATATCGCATGCTTCCCTGATTGTGTATATTTTACCCATATATATTGCATAACAATATATAACTATATATAAATATTCCCATAAACAGTTAAAACCCCATCACGACTGCGATCTTCATTGGCCTGGCATATGTGGCTTTCGCCGCGATCTTTGGCTATGCATTCGGTTCTCTGAGGCCTGAGCGGATAGCAAATATAGGATTCATTTCTGTGGAGGAATCCCTTTGAATGATCATTGATTAAGGTTATATACCAATTGATAATAATTATATTATGAAGAATATAGCGGTCATAGTATCGTCCGGAAAAAACGAGAAGGAAAAAGTGCTGACGGCGCTGACATTCGCCAACGTGGCAAGGAAAAATAAGCTGTTCGGAGACGTCAGGCTCATACTGTTCGGCCCAGTAGAAAGGATGGTCGCAGAGGGCGATAAGGACGTGATGAAGCTGCTCGATGACTTTGCAAGCCTAGGCGATAAGCCTGTAGCCTGCCAGGTCGTGGCAAATAACTTCAACATAGCAAACGATCTGCAGAGGGTGCAGAATCTGAAGATCGATATGGTAGGCCCAATCATAAAGGATCTTGCGGAAAAGGACTATGAATTTCTGACGTTCTGAACGTCACTGCAGCGCAGATATGAATTCGCCCTTTTCCATCATCCTTTTTATTTCCTCTATGTCGAATGATGCCGGCCTGTCAGCATCAAGAGGTTTTATTTTTTCCCTGACCTTATCGTAGATTTTCCTTGTTGATGGAGACATCCTCTTGTCTGTGAATTCGAGTGCCTGAGATCCAAGAAGATATTCTATGGCGATGATGTAACGAACATTATCTAGTATTTCGAGAAGCTTGAGCGAACCATTTGCACCCATGCTCACATGATCCTCCTGGTTGGCGGAGGTCGGAATGGTGTCGGCGGATGAGGGATAGGACAGCACCTTGTTTCTGTTGCAGAGCGCGGCAGCCGTATACTGCGGTATCATGTATCCGGAATTCAGTCCGCTGTTCTTCGTCAAAAATGGAGGCAGCCCGCTTAGATTTGTGTCAACAAGCCTGGCTATGCGCCTCTCAATCATGTTTCCCAGATCCGTCAGCGCTATAGACAGGAAATCGGCTATGAGGGCAACCGGCTCTCCATGGAAGTTTCCACCAGAAACAACCTCGTCCCCGTTGAACAGGGGATTATCCGTTGCGGAGTTTATCTCCACCGAAAGTATGTTCTCCGCAAAATCCAGCACATCCGCGACAGACCCGTACACCTGAGGTATGCACCTCAGCGTGTAGGCGTCCTGAACCTTTGTCCTGTCAGATCTCTCTACAATCTCACTGCCCTTGAGGTATTCCCTGAACCTGTTTCCAATTGCAACCTGGCCTAAGTGCGGTCTTGCTCCCAGTATCCATGGAGTGAATGCTTTGGATGTCCCATTCAGAGCCTCGAAGGAGAGGAGCGCAGATCTTAAGGCGTTCTCCAGCGTATCATGCGCATCCATCAGGGCTATGCTCAATATGCCTGCCATAAAGGACGTGCCGTTAATCAAGGCTACGCCCTCCTTTTCTTTGAATTCATATGGTTTCAGGCCGGCCTTTTCCAGAGCCTTTGACGAGTCCATCAGCCGCCCCTCATAGAATGCCTTGCCCTCTCCCATCATTGCCAAGCCTATATGCGCCAGCGGGGCAAGATCTCCGCTTGCGCCAACCGATCCGTACTTAGGCACGGCTGGTATAACGTCCTTGTTCAGCATATCCATGATCATCTTTAGAAGATCAGGTGATACCGCTGAGTATCCCACAGCGAGGCTGTTCAGCCTGACAACCATTATGGCCCTTACGTACTTCAGATCTAGATACTGGCCGACCCCGGATGAATGGCTTCTTATGAGATTTTTCTGAAGTTCGATCTCCTGATCCCTCTGGATGCGCACATTCAATAAACTGCCGAATCCTGTATTGACCCCATATACAGTTCTATCAGAATTTATGAGCTGGATAAAGGATCTGTGTTTTTCTTCGATGGATTTGAGGGTCTCGTCATTTATGCTCAGTCTGTCGCCCTCAACGGCCACGGCATATACGTCCTCAATGCTCAGCGATTTTCCATCTATCTCAATCATATAATTGAGAGCATAAGGAATCATATGTTTTTTACTGTATTTTTATTGAGTTGACTATTTTTGTTCATGATTCCTTATGCATATAATAATGCAATCTCATACCGGATATTCACGTTTTGCTGCAAGAAATATTTTTATATCAGATGGCAGTTGTCATCTGTGTATCCAAACGTGGACGTCAGGGAATTCCCACTTTCGGTCAGGTTGGTTTTCTCCTACCTGAAGGATCAAAAGATATCGGATGTGGCACATATAATGGAGGCCACGGGCCTTTCAAGGCGATCCGTGATGTACGCAGTTAGGATACTCAAAGAGGCAAACCTCATAGATATCCAGATATGCCTTTCAGATACCAGGAGGCGTTTTTACTGCGTGAAGATATCCGGTACGTGATACTGGGCATTATGTATATTATTCTTCCGATAAGTGCACATTCTGCACATTGATCAAGCTTGAAGTATTACAATCTGATATTGATTATATGGATGCATCGGAAAAATTGGGTGAGATAAACGAAGTGTTCAGACTTAGCAAGAAGTTGAAACCTGAGATCACAGATAAGTTTCTGTCCTTTATGGAATCTACTCTTGGGAATGGTTCTCTTGATGTTAAGACAAAGGAACTGATCGCTCTGTCGCTTTCTTTGGCGCTACAGTGTGAGTGGTGCATACCTTATCATACCGCAAAGTGCCTGGAGGCAGGGTGCAGTGAAGAAGAGATGATCGAAGCATCATATATATCAGCTATAATGGCCGGAACACCGGCTTTGATGAACGTAAAGATCATGGCCGACGCGATTGAGCAGCTAAAAAATAAATGATTGAAATATTAGATATCTTAATATGTTTATAAGTTTACTATATCTATACTATATATTCTGACAACTTTTCATTTATCAAGAGAAAATTTAAGAATGATAGACATATACACGCATTATGAAGTCTGGTGGTTCACTTTATAGACCTTGAGGATCTCAGGGCTAAAGTGCTGGAAAATACAAGGCAGCTAGTTCTTCTCATGAATGAGCGCATGGAGCTTGCAAGGCATATTGCCGAAATAAAGGGCGATCATGGAATGCAGATAAGGGATCCGGTGAGAGAGGCGCTCGTCAGGCAGGAGCTTAAGACGGACAACCCCCTTCTGAACCTGATATTTGAGGCAACGATAGTGGAGCAGGTTGGCGGGATAAAGCTCGACGATCCTATACAGTTATCCGGTACCC containing:
- the hutH gene encoding histidine ammonia-lyase; the protein is MIEIDGKSLSIEDVYAVAVEGDRLSINDETLKSIEEKHRSFIQLINSDRTVYGVNTGFGSLLNVRIQRDQEIELQKNLIRSHSSGVGQYLDLKYVRAIMVVRLNSLAVGYSAVSPDLLKMIMDMLNKDVIPAVPKYGSVGASGDLAPLAHIGLAMMGEGKAFYEGRLMDSSKALEKAGLKPYEFKEKEGVALINGTSFMAGILSIALMDAHDTLENALRSALLSFEALNGTSKAFTPWILGARPHLGQVAIGNRFREYLKGSEIVERSDRTKVQDAYTLRCIPQVYGSVADVLDFAENILSVEINSATDNPLFNGDEVVSGGNFHGEPVALIADFLSIALTDLGNMIERRIARLVDTNLSGLPPFLTKNSGLNSGYMIPQYTAAALCNRNKVLSYPSSADTIPTSANQEDHVSMGANGSLKLLEILDNVRYIIAIEYLLGSQALEFTDKRMSPSTRKIYDKVREKIKPLDADRPASFDIEEIKRMMEKGEFISALQ
- a CDS encoding carboxymuconolactone decarboxylase family protein, with the translated sequence MDASEKLGEINEVFRLSKKLKPEITDKFLSFMESTLGNGSLDVKTKELIALSLSLALQCEWCIPYHTAKCLEAGCSEEEMIEASYISAIMAGTPALMNVKIMADAIEQLKNK
- a CDS encoding helix-turn-helix domain-containing protein, with protein sequence MYPNVDVREFPLSVRLVFSYLKDQKISDVAHIMEATGLSRRSVMYAVRILKEANLIDIQICLSDTRRRFYCVKISGT
- a CDS encoding chorismate mutase; protein product: MVHFIDLEDLRAKVLENTRQLVLLMNERMELARHIAEIKGDHGMQIRDPVREALVRQELKTDNPLLNLIFEATIVEQVGGIKLDDPIQLSGTRDSLMFILGLFICRPGLEVHSKNVPESFIKGCSVSGGHFVDGDSACGMLIDIGSGFPVRLTDKSMTIFPDALDMRNKNNILRVRL
- a CDS encoding IS607 family transposase, producing the protein MGKIYTIREACDILQIDATTLRRWDREGKIHYIRLSNNFRRVPKKEINRILGIKNNRVDAVYARVSSNDQKNDLYNQINRLRSSYPDAIVYSDIRSGLKFNRRGFNELLNRIENDEINNIYITHKDRLARFCFGSIESICKMHNTNIIETDGNEILSANEGLTMDLISIITSFSARLYGLRSHKMKNILEALKE